One window of the Amycolatopsis mediterranei genome contains the following:
- a CDS encoding sensor histidine kinase gives MVYLRAIGRAFALAAFSLLSWLDVLVELVTFALLCGGLVFFFGPAVEWARGRSAAARTLAARWCGVEIAAPYRPEPPEPVRERDGWYRDGNQLYKRAFWISWQHRLTWVMEDPATGREFTWQLVNPLLTLLLPVAVLLGGPAALRGHGRWTRWMLGPRPPVEPTRKNWLHRHLESLGHQFGILALSLVQLIFSVFQLAVFGVATPLAAPVVLWSRSITDTLRREAENWTGVRIPRPYLPPPALPVPRADGLYQVGRQLHEEPFWPVQLARRRWILRDRATWRDIAGGGLSSLVSLACSLPALVAFGWAVTGLSVLWVWRPFVSPRVEWFPLPPVSTHLGALAQTPLILLAVVIAVAPAPWLARQQARFARLWFGPTESSRLAQRVERLKQTRSDVTVTQAAELRRIERDLHDGIQSRLVAMGMKLGAVEALVDTDPAAAKRLAAELRAASSEALTELRVLIRGIHPPVLSERGLLDAVRALAMDSPLKSEVTGSLPGRVEEPVEACVYFAVSELLGNAAKHGAKRVSIEVEFADGLLTVVVTDEGPGGANPARGSGLRGIERRLGAFDGRLTLTSPIGGPTKATLEIPCQLDLEPSSPRTSTSSETA, from the coding sequence GTGGTGTACCTGCGTGCGATCGGCCGGGCGTTCGCGCTGGCCGCGTTCTCGTTGCTCAGCTGGCTCGACGTGCTCGTCGAGCTGGTCACGTTCGCGCTGCTCTGCGGCGGCCTGGTCTTCTTCTTCGGCCCCGCGGTCGAATGGGCCCGCGGCCGATCGGCGGCGGCGCGGACGCTGGCCGCGCGCTGGTGCGGCGTCGAGATCGCCGCGCCGTACCGGCCCGAACCGCCGGAGCCGGTGCGCGAGCGCGACGGCTGGTACCGCGACGGTAACCAGCTCTACAAGCGGGCGTTCTGGATCAGCTGGCAGCACCGGCTGACCTGGGTGATGGAAGACCCGGCCACGGGCCGGGAGTTCACCTGGCAGCTGGTGAACCCGCTCCTCACGCTGCTGCTCCCGGTCGCCGTCCTGCTCGGTGGTCCGGCGGCCTTGCGTGGCCACGGCCGATGGACGCGCTGGATGCTCGGGCCGCGTCCGCCCGTCGAGCCCACGCGCAAGAACTGGCTGCACCGGCACCTCGAATCGCTGGGCCACCAGTTCGGCATCCTCGCGCTTTCCCTGGTGCAACTCATCTTTTCGGTGTTCCAGCTGGCTGTTTTCGGCGTCGCCACGCCGCTGGCGGCCCCGGTCGTGCTGTGGAGCCGCTCGATCACCGACACGCTGCGCCGCGAGGCGGAAAACTGGACCGGCGTGCGGATCCCGCGTCCGTACCTGCCGCCGCCCGCGTTGCCGGTGCCGCGCGCCGACGGGCTCTACCAGGTCGGCAGGCAGTTGCACGAGGAGCCGTTCTGGCCGGTCCAGCTCGCCCGCCGGCGGTGGATCCTGCGCGACCGGGCCACCTGGCGGGACATCGCGGGCGGTGGCCTGAGCTCCCTCGTGTCGCTCGCCTGCTCGCTGCCGGCGCTCGTGGCGTTCGGCTGGGCCGTGACCGGCCTTTCGGTGCTCTGGGTGTGGCGGCCGTTCGTGTCGCCGCGCGTCGAGTGGTTCCCCCTGCCCCCGGTGTCGACGCACCTCGGTGCGCTCGCGCAGACGCCGTTGATCCTGCTGGCGGTGGTCATCGCCGTGGCGCCGGCGCCGTGGCTCGCCCGTCAGCAGGCCCGCTTCGCGCGGCTGTGGTTCGGGCCGACCGAGTCGTCGCGGCTCGCCCAGCGCGTCGAACGGCTGAAGCAGACCCGGTCCGACGTCACGGTCACGCAGGCGGCGGAGCTGCGCCGGATCGAGCGCGACCTGCACGACGGGATCCAGTCGCGGCTGGTCGCGATGGGGATGAAGCTCGGGGCCGTCGAGGCGCTGGTGGACACCGATCCGGCGGCCGCCAAACGGCTCGCGGCCGAGCTGCGCGCGGCGTCGTCCGAAGCGCTCACCGAACTGCGGGTGCTGATCCGCGGCATCCACCCGCCGGTGCTGTCCGAACGCGGGCTGCTGGACGCGGTGCGCGCGCTGGCCATGGACAGTCCGCTGAAGTCCGAGGTCACGGGCTCACTGCCGGGGCGTGTCGAGGAGCCGGTGGAGGCGTGCGTGTACTTCGCGGTGTCCGAACTGCTGGGCAACGCGGCGAAGCACGGCGCGAAACGGGTGTCGATCGAGGTGGAGTTCGCCGACGGTCTCCTGACGGTGGTCGTGACCGACGAGGGGCCGGGCGGGGCGAATCCGGCCCGGGGTTCGGGACTGCGGGGAATCGAGCGCCGGCTGGGTGCCTTCGACGGTAGGTTGACGCTGACCAGCCCGATCGGCGGCCCGACGAAGGCGACCCTGGAGATCCCGTGTCAGCTCGACCTCGAACCCTCGTCGCCGAGGACCAGTACCTCCTCCGAGACGGCCTGA
- a CDS encoding response regulator transcription factor codes for MSARPRTLVAEDQYLLRDGLTHLLTAHGFDVVAAVASGPELVAALRAERPDVSIVDVRMPPTNTDEGLQAALAARREIPGLPILVLSQHVEQLYARELLADGTGAIGYLLKDRVFNAEQFIDAVRRVAAGGTVMDPEVIAKLVAGNASDPLAALTQREREVLSLMAEGCSNAAIAAKLHFSEGAVGKHTANIFAKLDITASDDTNRRVMAVLAYLGAGT; via the coding sequence GTGTCAGCTCGACCTCGAACCCTCGTCGCCGAGGACCAGTACCTCCTCCGAGACGGCCTGACACACCTCCTGACCGCGCACGGCTTCGACGTCGTCGCGGCGGTCGCCAGCGGCCCGGAGCTCGTGGCGGCCCTGCGCGCCGAACGCCCCGATGTGTCCATTGTGGACGTCCGGATGCCGCCGACCAACACCGACGAGGGGCTGCAGGCTGCGCTGGCCGCTCGCCGGGAGATTCCCGGCCTGCCGATCCTCGTGCTCTCGCAGCACGTCGAGCAGCTGTACGCGCGCGAGCTGCTGGCCGACGGCACCGGCGCGATCGGCTACCTGCTGAAAGACCGGGTCTTCAACGCCGAGCAGTTCATCGACGCGGTCCGCCGGGTCGCCGCCGGCGGCACGGTGATGGACCCCGAGGTGATCGCGAAACTGGTGGCGGGCAACGCTTCCGACCCCTTGGCCGCCCTGACGCAGCGGGAGCGCGAGGTCCTTTCGCTGATGGCGGAAGGCTGTTCGAACGCCGCGATCGCCGCGAAGCTGCACTTCAGCGAGGGCGCGGTCGGCAAGCACACCGCGAACATCTTCGCCAAGCTCGACATCACGGCGTCGGACGACACGAACCGCCGGGTGATGGCGGTCCTCGCCTACCTCGGCGCGGGAACCTAG
- a CDS encoding FAD-dependent oxidoreductase: MGAGPAGIYAADILDKSDADVTIDLFERMPAPFGLIRYGVAPDHPRIKGIVTALEKVLAKPNIRLLGNIDYGTDIKLDELREFYDAVIFSTGASADRALGIPGIDLDGSFGAADFVSWYDGHPDVPRTWPLTASSVAVLGVGNVALDVARVLAKTADELLTTDIPENVYQGLKASPVTDVHVFGRRGPAQAKFTPLELRELDHSPNVEVIVYPEDIEFDDGSIAALRASKQIDMVVKTLQEWAIREPGSRPRRLHLHFFHSPAEVLGEDGRVTGLRTERTELTGDGNVRGTGEFHEWDVQAVYRAVGYLSSHLPELPFDHVAGVVPNQAGRVLDLDENQLSGVYVTGWIKRGPIGLIGHTKGDAAETIASLLTDADTLAAPKFASPDAILDFLEARGIPFTNWDGWGRLDAHEKALGSAAGRDRVKVVEREEMTRISRG; this comes from the coding sequence GTGGGCGCCGGTCCCGCCGGGATCTACGCCGCCGACATCCTGGACAAGTCCGACGCCGATGTGACGATCGACCTGTTCGAACGGATGCCCGCGCCCTTCGGGCTGATCCGCTACGGCGTCGCGCCCGACCACCCGCGCATCAAGGGCATCGTGACGGCGCTGGAGAAGGTGCTGGCGAAGCCGAACATCCGGCTGCTGGGCAACATCGACTACGGCACCGACATCAAGCTCGACGAGCTGCGCGAGTTCTACGACGCGGTGATCTTCTCCACCGGCGCGTCCGCCGACCGCGCGCTGGGCATCCCGGGCATCGACCTCGACGGCAGCTTCGGCGCCGCCGACTTCGTGTCCTGGTACGACGGCCACCCCGACGTGCCGCGCACCTGGCCGCTGACCGCGTCCTCGGTCGCCGTCCTCGGCGTCGGGAACGTCGCGCTGGACGTGGCGCGGGTGCTGGCGAAGACGGCCGACGAGCTGCTGACCACCGACATCCCGGAGAACGTCTACCAGGGCCTGAAGGCCAGCCCGGTGACCGACGTGCACGTGTTCGGCCGCCGCGGCCCGGCGCAGGCGAAGTTCACCCCGCTGGAGCTGCGGGAGCTGGATCACTCGCCGAACGTCGAGGTCATCGTGTACCCCGAGGACATCGAGTTCGACGACGGCAGCATCGCCGCGCTGCGGGCGTCGAAGCAGATCGACATGGTCGTGAAGACGCTGCAGGAGTGGGCGATCCGCGAGCCGGGCAGCCGGCCGCGGCGGCTGCACCTGCACTTCTTCCACTCGCCGGCCGAAGTCCTCGGCGAGGACGGCCGCGTCACGGGCCTGCGCACCGAACGGACCGAGCTGACCGGCGACGGGAACGTCCGCGGCACCGGCGAATTCCACGAGTGGGACGTCCAGGCGGTGTACCGCGCGGTCGGCTACCTGTCGTCGCACCTGCCGGAGCTCCCGTTCGACCATGTGGCCGGCGTGGTGCCGAACCAGGCCGGGCGCGTGCTGGACCTGGACGAGAACCAGCTGTCGGGCGTGTACGTGACGGGCTGGATCAAGCGCGGCCCGATCGGCCTGATCGGGCACACGAAGGGCGACGCGGCGGAGACGATCGCGAGCCTCCTGACGGACGCGGACACGCTGGCGGCACCGAAGTTCGCCTCCCCGGACGCGATCCTCGACTTCCTCGAAGCACGCGGAATCCCGTTCACGAACTGGGACGGCTGGGGCCGGCTCGACGCGCACGAGAAGGCGCTGGGGTCGGCGGCGGGCCGCGACCGGGTCAAGGTGGTCGAGCGCGAGGAGATGACCCGGATCTCGCGCGGCTAG
- a CDS encoding aminodeoxychorismate/anthranilate synthase component II has protein sequence MRVLVVDNYDSFVYNLVQYLAQLGADCTVWRNDVVDLDRVPEFDAVLVSPGPGTPERAGQSMDVIRKCAETRTPMLGVCLGHQALGVVYGATVDRAPELLHGKTSQVRHTGAGILKDLPEEFTATRYHSLTVVPDTIPDAVFEITGRTESGIVMGMRHRELPLEGVQFHPESVLTEGGHRMLANWLAAAGHPVDPVRVNELERATKALQKAAVA, from the coding sequence ATGCGCGTTCTCGTCGTCGACAACTACGACAGCTTCGTCTACAACCTGGTCCAGTACCTGGCCCAGCTCGGCGCCGACTGCACGGTCTGGCGCAACGACGTCGTGGACCTCGACCGCGTGCCCGAGTTCGACGCCGTGCTCGTCTCGCCGGGGCCCGGAACCCCCGAACGCGCCGGTCAGAGCATGGACGTCATCCGCAAGTGCGCCGAGACGCGCACGCCGATGCTCGGCGTCTGCCTCGGCCACCAGGCGCTCGGCGTCGTCTACGGCGCGACCGTCGACCGCGCGCCCGAGCTGCTGCACGGCAAGACGAGCCAGGTGCGGCACACCGGCGCCGGCATCCTCAAGGACCTGCCCGAGGAGTTCACGGCCACCCGGTACCACTCCCTGACCGTGGTGCCGGACACGATTCCGGACGCCGTCTTCGAGATCACCGGGCGCACCGAGTCCGGCATCGTGATGGGCATGCGCCACCGCGAGCTGCCGCTGGAGGGTGTCCAGTTCCACCCGGAGTCCGTGCTCACCGAGGGCGGCCACCGGATGCTCGCGAACTGGCTGGCCGCCGCGGGCCACCCCGTCGACCCGGTCCGGGTGAACGAGCTCGAGCGGGCCACCAAGGCACTTCAGAAGGCCGCTGTTGCGTGA
- a CDS encoding ABC transporter ATP-binding protein yields the protein MIRLEGVGKRYGRGDFVLRDVDLTVEPGHVVGILGSNGSGKSTLLRIMAGVSHATTGSLTGSPRIGYLPDRFPAGQRMGARAYLRHMARIRGLADLSVIDPLLERLALVGGPTAPLRTLSKGNAQKVGLAQAVMVRPDLLILDEPWSGLDVGTHAILGELVAETRARGASVVFTDHRPQVVHDHADVVHLMNDGKLTAESAEPTTRIVLRGGGTGWVDEPGVRHAVTEGPHVVLTVEVARVDAVLLRALEDGWSVREVAPCSP from the coding sequence GTGATCCGGCTCGAGGGGGTCGGCAAGCGGTACGGGCGCGGTGACTTCGTCCTGCGCGACGTCGACCTGACCGTCGAGCCCGGGCACGTCGTCGGCATCCTCGGCAGCAACGGTTCCGGGAAGTCGACGCTGTTGCGGATCATGGCCGGCGTCTCGCACGCGACCACGGGGTCGCTCACCGGCAGCCCGCGGATCGGCTACCTGCCGGACCGCTTCCCGGCCGGCCAGCGCATGGGCGCCCGCGCCTACCTGCGGCACATGGCCCGCATCCGCGGGCTCGCCGACCTCTCGGTGATCGACCCACTGCTCGAACGGCTCGCCCTCGTCGGCGGGCCGACGGCGCCGCTGCGCACCTTGTCCAAGGGCAACGCGCAGAAAGTCGGGCTCGCCCAGGCCGTGATGGTCCGGCCCGATCTGCTGATCCTCGACGAGCCGTGGTCCGGCCTCGACGTCGGCACGCACGCGATCCTCGGCGAGCTCGTCGCCGAGACGCGGGCGCGCGGGGCGAGCGTCGTGTTCACCGACCACCGGCCGCAGGTGGTGCACGACCACGCCGACGTCGTCCACCTCATGAACGACGGCAAGCTGACTGCGGAGAGCGCGGAGCCGACCACGCGGATCGTGCTGCGCGGCGGCGGCACCGGCTGGGTGGACGAGCCCGGCGTGCGGCACGCCGTCACCGAGGGCCCGCACGTGGTGTTGACGGTCGAGGTCGCCCGCGTCGACGCGGTGCTGCTGCGGGCGCTCGAAGACGGCTGGTCGGTGCGGGAGGTGGCGCCGTGCTCGCCTTGA
- a CDS encoding effector-associated constant component EACC1, giving the protein MTAGIVAITVPNSGSELPELADWLRGEDQLRGRVQLFDAVVVGVSSTSADVFCRSLFAWLTRCRETRVSLKVKRSGAAEELELDFGAASDADQVLVAVQGFLDQS; this is encoded by the coding sequence GTGACGGCTGGGATCGTCGCGATCACCGTGCCAAACTCCGGTAGCGAGCTTCCGGAGCTCGCCGACTGGCTGCGCGGCGAAGACCAGCTCCGCGGCCGCGTCCAGCTCTTCGACGCCGTTGTCGTCGGCGTTTCGAGCACCTCCGCCGACGTCTTCTGCCGCTCGCTCTTCGCGTGGCTGACGCGATGCCGGGAAACCCGCGTCTCGCTGAAGGTCAAACGCTCGGGCGCCGCCGAGGAACTCGAGCTCGATTTCGGCGCCGCGAGCGACGCCGATCAGGTTCTCGTTGCGGTGCAAGGATTCCTCGACCAGTCCTGA
- the pknB gene encoding Stk1 family PASTA domain-containing Ser/Thr kinase, with protein MSTPRLLSNRYELGETLGYGGMSEVHHGHDVRLGREVAIKILRADLARDPQFLERFRREAQNAAALNHPAIVAVYDTGEANAEFGPLPYIVMEYVEGRTLRDIVKTEGPMSQKRAMEVMADVCAALDFSHRHGIVHRDVKPANVMITKNGAVKVMDFGIARAMHDGQSAMTQTAAVIGTAQYLSPEQARGESVDARSDVYAAGCVLYELITGEPPFTGDSPVAVAYQHVREDPSAPSSVNPAVAPELDAVVLKALAKGPANRYQSAAEMRSDLVRTLSGQRPVAPMVMSEDERTQVMNADRRQPQRYDEYSEPDDEDPKAKRRRRAILAAVAAVFVLGAVLLIMWLSNAFKSNDPTTVAVPDVLHQTVPQARETLISKGFTGTVEQKQVTCGVQPTDGNPQCGQDDVNRVIKIDPGVGTQVASTQKMTLYVGVAPGKSSVPDLKGKTRDQAEQALTDAKLTLDGSVQETEVSDPNQAGLVLAQNPPSGSQVDQGTSVKITIGKSKQLKTVTDFTNQAYSKAKSSLESQGFTTKRVDQASETVPKDTVITQNPNGGQLAVGSQIVLTVSTGPDSSSQIQMPLLAGMTLDQAQDKLSSMGWTGKFNQKSDKNSNAPEGTITGQNPSAGTMINRDQNVTVNVSEGNGFPSITFPTTTRTSN; from the coding sequence ATGAGCACACCCAGACTGCTCTCCAACCGGTACGAGCTGGGCGAAACGCTCGGCTACGGAGGCATGTCCGAGGTCCACCACGGCCACGACGTGCGTCTCGGCCGGGAAGTCGCGATCAAGATCCTCCGTGCCGACCTCGCCAGGGACCCGCAGTTCCTGGAACGCTTTCGCCGTGAAGCGCAGAACGCCGCCGCGCTGAACCACCCGGCGATCGTCGCGGTCTACGACACCGGTGAGGCGAACGCCGAGTTCGGGCCGCTGCCGTACATCGTCATGGAGTACGTCGAAGGCCGGACGCTGCGCGACATCGTCAAGACCGAAGGCCCGATGTCGCAGAAGCGGGCGATGGAGGTCATGGCCGACGTCTGCGCGGCGCTGGACTTCTCACACCGCCACGGCATCGTGCACCGCGACGTCAAGCCGGCCAACGTGATGATCACGAAGAACGGCGCGGTCAAGGTGATGGACTTCGGCATCGCGCGCGCGATGCACGACGGCCAGTCCGCCATGACCCAGACGGCCGCGGTGATCGGCACGGCGCAGTACCTTTCGCCGGAGCAGGCCCGCGGCGAGTCCGTCGACGCGCGCTCGGACGTCTACGCCGCCGGGTGCGTGCTGTACGAGCTGATCACCGGCGAGCCGCCGTTCACCGGGGACTCCCCGGTCGCGGTCGCCTACCAGCACGTCCGGGAAGACCCCAGCGCGCCGTCGTCGGTGAACCCGGCGGTGGCGCCGGAGCTGGACGCGGTCGTGCTGAAGGCGCTGGCCAAGGGCCCGGCGAACCGCTACCAGTCGGCGGCGGAGATGCGCTCGGACCTGGTGCGCACGCTCTCGGGCCAGCGCCCGGTGGCGCCGATGGTGATGTCCGAAGACGAGCGCACGCAGGTGATGAACGCCGACCGGCGGCAACCGCAGCGCTACGACGAGTACAGCGAGCCGGACGACGAGGACCCGAAGGCCAAGCGACGGCGTCGCGCGATCCTGGCCGCGGTGGCCGCGGTGTTCGTGCTGGGCGCGGTGCTGCTGATCATGTGGCTGTCGAACGCGTTCAAGAGCAACGACCCCACCACCGTGGCCGTCCCGGACGTGCTGCACCAGACGGTCCCCCAGGCCCGGGAGACGCTGATCAGCAAGGGTTTCACCGGTACGGTCGAGCAGAAGCAGGTGACCTGCGGGGTGCAGCCGACCGACGGCAACCCGCAGTGCGGCCAGGACGACGTCAACCGGGTCATCAAGATCGACCCGGGGGTCGGCACCCAGGTGGCCAGCACCCAGAAGATGACGCTGTACGTCGGCGTCGCGCCGGGCAAGTCGAGCGTCCCCGATCTCAAGGGCAAGACGCGTGACCAGGCCGAGCAGGCCCTCACCGACGCGAAGCTGACCCTCGACGGGAGTGTCCAGGAGACCGAGGTCAGCGACCCGAACCAGGCCGGTCTGGTGCTGGCGCAGAACCCGCCCTCCGGTTCCCAGGTCGACCAGGGCACCAGCGTGAAGATCACCATCGGCAAGTCCAAGCAGCTCAAGACGGTCACCGACTTCACCAACCAGGCGTACTCGAAGGCCAAGTCGTCGCTGGAGAGCCAGGGCTTCACGACGAAGCGGGTCGACCAGGCCTCGGAAACGGTGCCGAAGGACACGGTCATCACCCAGAACCCGAACGGTGGGCAGCTCGCGGTCGGCAGCCAGATCGTGCTGACCGTGTCGACCGGTCCGGACAGCTCGAGCCAGATCCAGATGCCCCTCCTGGCCGGAATGACCCTCGACCAGGCGCAGGACAAGCTGTCGAGCATGGGCTGGACCGGCAAGTTCAACCAGAAGTCCGACAAGAACAGCAATGCTCCCGAGGGCACGATCACGGGTCAGAACCCGTCCGCCGGCACGATGATCAACCGGGATCAGAACGTCACGGTGAACGTTTCGGAAGGCAACGGGTTCCCGTCCATCACCTTCCCCACAACGACGAGAACCTCCAACTAG
- a CDS encoding serine/threonine-protein kinase, with protein sequence MLSSGQLLADRYKLTSRIAVGGMGEVWQASDTRLDRTVAVKILKAELSGDAEFLHRFRTEARMTASLNHPGIAAVHDYGETIFDGDLPIAYLVMELVDGDPLAGLLAKHGRLSAEFTLDMLEQAGNALQAAHSHGLVHRDVKPGNILVTSAGQVKITDFGVAKAADAAPVTRSGMVMGTAHYIAPEQALGQPAEPASDVYSLAVCGYECLAGHRPFLSENAVTVAMMHIRDIAPPLPPDVPPAARAVIEATLIKDPRQRYNNGGEFAAAVAAVRAGLPLPTPSGLVNATYATGQQPQQPPPQQLQPPPSMPVPIPQQQLPPQQQMPGGPPSPAMNPMLAIGPPSRPAPRQVMLPAARKKTQWGWWALLAAILLVVLVAGIVLVAKMLGAGNGSPPHNGQTQSQVFPGRQVPAEQSSGGYPADTPGTTTDDGRQGIMTTPWTEWNGIQR encoded by the coding sequence ATGCTGTCCTCCGGTCAGCTGCTGGCCGACCGCTACAAGCTGACGAGCCGGATCGCCGTCGGCGGGATGGGTGAGGTCTGGCAGGCCAGCGACACCCGGCTCGACCGGACCGTGGCCGTCAAGATCCTCAAGGCCGAACTCTCCGGCGACGCCGAGTTCCTCCACCGCTTCCGCACCGAAGCGCGGATGACGGCGTCCCTCAACCACCCGGGCATCGCCGCGGTGCACGACTACGGCGAAACCATCTTCGACGGCGACCTGCCGATCGCGTACCTGGTGATGGAGCTCGTCGACGGCGACCCGCTGGCCGGGCTGCTGGCCAAGCACGGGCGGCTGTCGGCGGAGTTCACCCTCGACATGCTCGAGCAGGCGGGCAACGCGCTGCAGGCCGCGCACTCGCACGGCCTGGTCCACCGCGACGTCAAACCGGGCAACATCCTGGTGACGTCGGCCGGGCAGGTGAAGATCACCGACTTCGGCGTGGCGAAGGCGGCCGACGCGGCCCCGGTCACCCGCTCCGGCATGGTCATGGGCACCGCGCACTACATCGCCCCGGAGCAGGCGCTCGGGCAGCCGGCCGAGCCGGCGTCCGACGTCTACTCGCTGGCGGTGTGCGGCTACGAATGCCTCGCCGGGCACCGGCCGTTCCTGTCCGAGAACGCCGTGACGGTCGCGATGATGCACATCCGCGACATCGCACCGCCGCTGCCACCGGACGTGCCGCCCGCGGCGCGCGCGGTGATCGAAGCGACGCTGATCAAGGATCCGCGGCAGCGCTACAACAACGGCGGCGAGTTCGCGGCGGCCGTCGCCGCGGTCCGCGCCGGGTTGCCGCTGCCCACGCCCTCCGGGCTGGTGAACGCCACGTACGCGACCGGGCAGCAGCCTCAGCAGCCCCCACCGCAGCAGTTGCAGCCACCGCCGTCGATGCCGGTGCCGATACCCCAGCAGCAGCTTCCCCCGCAGCAGCAGATGCCGGGTGGGCCGCCGTCCCCCGCGATGAACCCGATGCTCGCCATCGGCCCGCCGTCCCGGCCCGCCCCGCGGCAGGTCATGCTGCCGGCCGCCCGGAAGAAGACGCAGTGGGGCTGGTGGGCGCTTCTCGCGGCCATCCTGCTCGTTGTCCTGGTGGCGGGAATCGTGCTGGTGGCGAAGATGCTGGGCGCCGGCAACGGCTCGCCGCCGCACAACGGCCAGACGCAGAGCCAGGTGTTCCCGGGCAGACAGGTGCCCGCGGAGCAGTCTTCGGGCGGCTACCCGGCGGACACTCCCGGCACGACGACCGACGATGGCCGGCAAGGCATCATGACCACACCTTGGACGGAATGGAACGGCATCCAGAGATGA
- a CDS encoding peptidoglycan D,D-transpeptidase FtsI family protein translates to MNTPLRKVGMAMLVMVVLLLANATYIQVVKADDYRTDSRNARVLYDEFARQRGKIVSQANGEVLAGINPSNDKYKYIRTYADGPMYAPVTGYYSINYGAGGLERAEDDVLNGSDPRLFVRRLSDMVTGRDPSGGNVRLTIDPAVQKAAYDLMTQKGYTGAVVAMEPSTGRILAMVSTPSYDPNQLASHTSKAQADAWNANNKDPKKPMLNRAISETYPPGSTMKLVTAAAVLEDGKGPDTQVSQEPNTKLPGTNTTLENYGGETCPGNTFKDALAHSCNVPFAEFAGQLGPDKMKKTAANFGIGQTDLTVPMKVAPSTVGPLDSQGALYQSGIGQRDVRLTPLQDCLLAATVANGGMAMKPQLVQSVLAPDLSTIEDYSPTELTGTAALSSSNAAILKDMMIASEGFTKGGGKRADVKIASKTGTAEHGTDSKNTAPHAWYTAFAPADSPQIAVAVIVEDGGNRGLAATGGTVAAEIGRAAINAKLGGG, encoded by the coding sequence GTGAACACCCCGCTCCGCAAGGTCGGCATGGCGATGCTCGTGATGGTCGTCCTGCTGCTGGCCAACGCCACGTACATCCAGGTGGTGAAGGCCGACGACTACCGCACCGACTCGCGCAACGCGCGCGTGCTCTACGACGAGTTCGCCCGCCAGCGCGGCAAGATCGTGTCGCAGGCCAACGGCGAGGTGCTGGCCGGCATCAACCCGTCGAACGACAAGTACAAGTACATCCGGACCTACGCCGACGGCCCGATGTACGCGCCGGTCACCGGCTACTACTCGATCAACTACGGCGCCGGCGGCCTGGAGCGCGCCGAGGACGACGTCCTCAACGGCTCCGACCCGCGGCTGTTCGTGCGGCGGCTGTCGGACATGGTCACCGGCCGGGACCCGAGTGGCGGCAACGTCCGGCTGACCATCGACCCGGCCGTGCAGAAGGCCGCGTACGACCTGATGACGCAGAAGGGCTACACCGGCGCCGTCGTCGCGATGGAGCCGAGCACCGGGCGGATCCTGGCGATGGTCTCGACGCCGTCGTACGACCCGAACCAGCTCGCTTCGCACACGTCGAAGGCGCAGGCCGACGCCTGGAACGCGAACAACAAGGACCCGAAGAAGCCCATGCTGAACCGGGCGATCTCCGAGACCTACCCGCCGGGTTCGACGATGAAGCTCGTCACCGCGGCGGCCGTGCTCGAAGACGGCAAGGGCCCGGACACCCAGGTCAGCCAGGAGCCGAACACCAAGCTCCCCGGCACGAACACCACGCTGGAGAACTACGGCGGCGAAACCTGCCCGGGCAACACGTTCAAGGACGCGCTCGCGCACTCCTGCAACGTGCCGTTCGCGGAGTTCGCCGGCCAGCTCGGCCCGGACAAGATGAAGAAGACGGCGGCGAACTTCGGCATCGGGCAGACCGACCTGACCGTGCCGATGAAGGTCGCCCCGTCGACGGTCGGCCCGCTCGACTCGCAGGGCGCGCTCTACCAGAGCGGTATCGGCCAGCGTGACGTCCGGCTGACACCGCTGCAGGACTGCCTTCTCGCGGCCACCGTGGCCAACGGCGGGATGGCGATGAAGCCGCAGCTGGTGCAATCGGTGCTGGCTCCCGACCTGTCGACGATCGAGGACTACAGTCCCACCGAGCTCACCGGCACCGCGGCGCTGTCGTCGTCGAACGCCGCGATCCTCAAGGACATGATGATCGCTTCCGAGGGCTTCACCAAGGGTGGCGGGAAGCGCGCGGACGTCAAGATCGCGTCGAAGACCGGCACCGCCGAACACGGCACGGACTCCAAGAACACCGCCCCGCACGCCTGGTACACCGCCTTCGCCCCGGCCGACAGCCCGCAGATCGCGGTCGCCGTGATCGTCGAGGACGGCGGCAACCGCGGCCTCGCGGCCACCGGCGGCACGGTCGCGGCGGAAATCGGCCGCGCGGCGATCAACGCGAAGCTCGGGGGTGGATAG